From Candidatus Nomurabacteria bacterium, one genomic window encodes:
- a CDS encoding helix-turn-helix transcriptional regulator, translated as MKSESQKLGNNLKRIRTEKGISQGDIARELEVSRSFISNIENGKTNPTLSTISKLAKTVGVSVSELTK; from the coding sequence ATGAAAAGCGAGTCGCAAAAATTGGGCAATAACCTCAAACGAATTAGAACTGAGAAAGGTATTTCGCAGGGTGACATTGCTCGTGAGCTTGAGGTAAGCAGAAGCTTTATAAGCAATATCGAGAACGGTAAAACAAACCCGACTTTGTCGACTATTTCGAAACTTGCAAAAACTGTTGGAGTCTCTGTGAGCGAATTAACAAAATAA
- a CDS encoding Hsp70 family protein produces MATRNIQIGIDLGTTNSEVAINNGSAIEIIKNGFNDEYTPSVFGVDKSKNKIVGKKAYERLFKYSSTEELNNNKAEVKRIMGTSETVRFDRTNEELQPEEISAEILKSLKEDILRKYSDFETTSAVITIPAHFSVVQAEATKRAGNIAGFNYVVLLQEPIAAAIGYGFMNAKNENWLVYDLGGGTFDVALISAKDGNLTVVAQNGDNFLGGKDFDKLIIDKVLIPKIKEEFNVPDLKDDQVVFSKLKNLAETAKIELTSSDKTNIQVENIGEDMNGNEIYLSIDFTRSEFEKLIKPLVERTIKLSQETIKESGIKQSSINKIILVGGPTLIPYIKDRLERDLKIEVDTSVDPLTIVARGACIYGVSQQIPEEFLEKRADAAESMSVKLHFDSLSSDIETTISGVVEDLRDSEEEYYIQIQSDSGTYSGPKIKVKGGKFFDTITLDKNKTNLFWIYLFDSEGNTIQIDPDSFTIIHGLSISGAPIPHSVGVGVVKKDFKTGIATEVFDKYFSKNSTLPLEETKIFKTLRKLKKGDKDNALPINVYEGESDRQDRNQRICSLKLTGEQIPYDLPEGTPVEITIKINESREVSVNAYIESIDLSVDARATIHDEELDVEQMKSELELQRNRISNAKENCSDAERRDLENTYESVDDSLQRAEDDQDEKRKANKQLKDLKIQLDSIERDKEMPQLTREFRDGLMNADETIRELGDKEEYNQHKELLEALKAEGEIAIENNDKHLLARVNEQIDELKQKIVFSNPAAWAYLFQKIVSENKNFISDKEAEYFINKGLRSIEVGDVEELKRCVRGLLLLLPPEQQHMIQSSMSGITY; encoded by the coding sequence ATGGCAACTCGAAATATACAAATTGGAATTGATTTAGGTACCACAAACTCAGAGGTGGCAATTAATAATGGATCTGCTATTGAAATAATCAAGAATGGTTTTAATGATGAGTATACTCCTTCAGTATTTGGTGTAGATAAATCAAAAAATAAAATCGTGGGTAAAAAAGCCTATGAAAGATTGTTTAAATATTCATCAACCGAAGAACTAAATAACAACAAAGCTGAGGTTAAGAGAATCATGGGAACCTCAGAGACAGTACGTTTTGATAGAACAAATGAAGAATTACAACCTGAAGAGATTTCCGCAGAGATTTTGAAGTCACTAAAAGAAGACATTTTAAGAAAGTATAGTGACTTTGAGACTACGTCTGCTGTCATCACGATACCCGCTCACTTTTCTGTTGTTCAAGCTGAAGCAACCAAGAGAGCTGGAAATATAGCTGGATTTAATTATGTTGTTTTGCTCCAAGAACCAATCGCAGCCGCAATCGGTTACGGTTTTATGAATGCTAAGAACGAAAACTGGTTAGTATATGATCTTGGCGGCGGCACATTTGATGTTGCATTAATTTCTGCAAAAGATGGAAATCTTACTGTTGTTGCTCAAAACGGTGACAACTTCTTAGGAGGAAAAGACTTCGATAAATTGATAATCGATAAAGTCTTAATTCCAAAAATCAAAGAAGAATTCAACGTACCCGACCTAAAAGATGATCAAGTCGTTTTCTCTAAACTCAAGAATCTAGCAGAGACAGCAAAAATTGAACTAACCTCATCTGATAAGACTAATATCCAAGTAGAAAACATTGGTGAGGATATGAATGGAAATGAAATTTATCTATCCATTGATTTCACTCGGTCAGAATTTGAGAAGCTTATCAAACCTCTAGTAGAACGAACAATAAAACTGAGTCAGGAAACAATTAAAGAATCTGGCATTAAACAGAGTTCAATCAATAAAATCATACTTGTTGGCGGACCTACATTAATTCCTTATATAAAAGATCGCCTTGAACGAGACCTAAAGATTGAGGTTGATACCAGTGTCGATCCTCTAACAATTGTTGCAAGAGGGGCTTGTATCTACGGAGTCAGTCAACAAATACCTGAAGAATTTCTGGAAAAAAGAGCTGATGCCGCTGAATCAATGTCGGTAAAATTACACTTCGACTCACTGTCATCTGATATTGAGACAACCATTAGTGGTGTAGTTGAGGATTTGAGGGACTCGGAAGAAGAGTATTATATTCAAATCCAAAGCGACTCAGGTACCTATAGTGGCCCAAAGATTAAAGTTAAAGGAGGTAAATTTTTTGACACTATAACCCTCGACAAAAATAAAACTAACCTATTCTGGATTTATCTTTTCGATTCTGAGGGAAACACTATTCAGATTGACCCTGACTCCTTTACTATTATTCACGGATTGTCTATATCTGGTGCGCCAATCCCTCATTCTGTTGGGGTTGGAGTTGTTAAGAAGGATTTTAAGACAGGTATTGCTACCGAAGTATTTGATAAATACTTTTCAAAAAATAGCACCTTGCCACTCGAAGAGACAAAAATCTTTAAGACTCTCAGAAAGCTTAAAAAGGGCGACAAAGATAACGCTCTACCTATCAATGTATATGAGGGAGAGTCTGACAGACAGGACAGAAATCAAAGAATCTGCAGCCTCAAGCTAACTGGTGAGCAGATACCCTATGATCTTCCTGAAGGAACTCCTGTTGAAATTACCATAAAGATTAATGAATCTCGCGAAGTCTCAGTTAATGCTTACATTGAGTCAATTGATCTTTCTGTAGATGCCCGGGCAACTATTCATGATGAAGAACTGGACGTTGAGCAAATGAAGTCAGAGCTTGAACTACAAAGAAATCGAATTTCGAATGCCAAGGAAAACTGCTCGGATGCTGAACGTAGAGATCTGGAAAACACATACGAATCCGTAGACGATAGTTTGCAAAGAGCTGAGGACGATCAGGATGAGAAAAGAAAAGCTAATAAGCAACTCAAAGATTTAAAGATTCAACTTGACTCCATCGAGCGAGACAAAGAAATGCCACAGCTAACTCGTGAATTTCGTGATGGCCTAATGAATGCAGACGAAACAATTAGAGAACTTGGTGATAAGGAAGAATACAATCAGCACAAAGAATTACTTGAAGCATTAAAGGCTGAAGGTGAAATTGCAATTGAAAACAACGACAAACATCTATTGGCTCGAGTGAATGAACAAATTGATGAGCTTAAGCAAAAGATTGTCTTTTCAAATCCTGCTGCATGGGCCTATCTTTTCCAAAAGATAGTGTCAGAAAATAAGAATTTTATTAGCGACAAAGAAGCTGAATATTTCATCAACAAGGGACTTAGGTCAATTGAGGTTGGTGATGTCGAAGAACTAAAGCGTTGCGTTAGAGGATTGCTGTTGTTGCTACCCCCTGAACAACAGCACATGATTCAAAGTTCAATGTCAGGTATAACTTATTAA
- a CDS encoding ATP-binding protein, translated as MSIQTKPILHNGFEIREGLKVKSRIDKVFFTEIYHLDNDTYFYLFLNLNPNEIIDKRGRYELVRINISSKEWIGAIVKSNTNPASVIEELTTLRGFDQIAGMQELKNLLIAEVINPLRDPARFEKFKVSIPNGILLYGPPGCGKTFIVRKLAEELGYNFFEVKHSDLATPFIHGSVGNIGKVFETAKQNSPAVVFFDEISGLVPNRQNLNDSSSHKEEEVNEFLIQLNDAADNNILVVGATNYIDRIDPAILRPGRMDKKIHVPPPDAEARKELFKLGLSGRPHDENIDFEHLAKITDGYSSADIIEGIVEGAARLAANMDKQEIDQELLEKEAAKLKPVEEEKPRFGFGA; from the coding sequence ATGTCAATTCAAACAAAACCAATTCTACATAATGGCTTTGAAATCAGAGAAGGCCTAAAAGTAAAGAGTCGTATCGACAAGGTATTTTTCACTGAGATTTATCACCTTGATAACGACACATACTTCTACCTCTTCCTAAATCTCAATCCTAACGAAATTATCGATAAGCGAGGGCGGTATGAATTAGTGAGGATTAATATCTCTTCTAAGGAGTGGATTGGAGCTATTGTAAAAAGTAATACTAACCCCGCTTCTGTCATTGAGGAGTTAACTACTCTGCGAGGATTTGATCAGATTGCTGGAATGCAAGAACTAAAGAATCTATTGATTGCAGAAGTGATAAATCCGCTACGAGATCCTGCTAGATTTGAAAAATTCAAAGTGTCTATACCTAACGGAATTTTGCTTTACGGTCCTCCGGGATGCGGAAAAACCTTCATCGTAAGAAAACTTGCGGAAGAGCTGGGATATAACTTTTTTGAAGTAAAACACTCAGACCTTGCAACGCCTTTTATACATGGATCAGTAGGTAATATTGGTAAGGTTTTTGAAACCGCAAAACAGAATTCACCAGCTGTTGTATTTTTTGATGAAATCAGTGGTCTTGTACCAAACCGTCAAAATTTGAATGATTCATCTTCACACAAAGAGGAAGAGGTTAACGAGTTTTTGATTCAGCTTAACGATGCTGCTGATAATAATATTCTAGTTGTAGGTGCAACGAACTATATTGATCGAATTGACCCAGCGATATTGAGGCCAGGACGAATGGATAAAAAGATTCATGTCCCACCACCTGACGCAGAAGCCAGAAAAGAACTATTCAAGCTTGGTCTTTCAGGTCGTCCGCACGATGAGAATATCGACTTTGAACACCTAGCTAAAATAACCGATGGCTACAGTAGCGCTGACATTATTGAGGGTATAGTTGAAGGAGCTGCTCGTCTGGCTGCGAACATGGATAAACAAGAAATTGATCAGGAACTACTAGAAAAAGAAGCAGCTAAACTTAAACCTGTAGAAGAAGAAAAGCCGAGATTTGGTTTCGGTGCGTAA
- a CDS encoding restriction endonuclease, whose protein sequence is MEIDSKEIILQLLKGMWEMKSLYLMLFGVVVLALIARILMDLMSRQSQIKWFLGKQKVQDLQKLTPSQFEEYIAELFKSLGYQAVVTGGKGDGGVDVEAEKDGIKHYIQCKKFITSKVPVGAVRDFYGAIADRIDGGKGYFITTNVFTLDAEHFAEDKPIELVDKFKLMEYMHMANVEVPESTPVVCPKCGSELIRRSGKYGPFMGCSTYPKCDYTKKLA, encoded by the coding sequence ATGGAAATCGACTCAAAAGAAATCATTCTGCAATTGTTGAAAGGGATGTGGGAAATGAAGTCACTATACCTCATGCTGTTTGGAGTGGTTGTCTTGGCCTTAATTGCAAGAATCCTTATGGATTTGATGAGCCGACAAAGTCAAATTAAGTGGTTTCTAGGCAAGCAAAAAGTTCAGGACTTGCAAAAGCTCACACCTTCACAATTTGAGGAATATATCGCCGAACTATTTAAATCACTTGGCTATCAAGCAGTTGTAACTGGCGGTAAGGGTGATGGAGGAGTCGATGTTGAAGCAGAAAAAGACGGCATCAAACACTACATTCAATGCAAAAAATTCATCACATCAAAAGTACCCGTTGGAGCAGTGCGTGACTTCTACGGTGCTATTGCAGATAGGATTGATGGTGGAAAGGGTTATTTCATCACTACAAATGTTTTTACACTTGATGCTGAACATTTTGCAGAAGATAAACCAATTGAACTAGTTGATAAGTTCAAGTTGATGGAATACATGCACATGGCGAATGTGGAAGTTCCAGAGTCCACTCCCGTCGTGTGTCCAAAGTGCGGATCCGAGCTTATTCGTCGCAGTGGTAAATACGGTCCCTTTATGGGCTGTAGTACGTATCCAAAGTGTGACTACACAAAGAAACTCGCATAA
- a CDS encoding prepilin-type N-terminal cleavage/methylation domain-containing protein produces MFNKHKGFTLIELMIVVAILGILVAILAGVGGAGLYGWAFSEEKSGQLQSVESAIPEGGLIAATGSAVFSAAVSMKLEDQSYLTFSTDDRQWAVYRGDKARGKCATVKVYPYAPWNISKGGTFHNGRLLKVWDCPAVMMNEG; encoded by the coding sequence ATGTTCAACAAACACAAAGGCTTTACACTGATCGAACTGATGATCGTCGTGGCTATTCTCGGCATACTGGTCGCAATTCTGGCTGGTGTCGGAGGTGCCGGCCTCTACGGCTGGGCTTTCTCAGAGGAGAAAAGTGGTCAACTACAGAGTGTCGAGTCGGCTATTCCTGAAGGTGGCCTGATTGCGGCAACGGGAAGCGCTGTTTTTTCTGCTGCAGTTTCGATGAAGCTGGAAGACCAGTCGTATCTGACTTTCTCGACAGATGATCGTCAGTGGGCAGTCTATCGGGGCGACAAGGCACGTGGTAAATGTGCAACCGTGAAGGTGTATCCATACGCACCATGGAATATTTCCAAGGGCGGCACGTTCCACAATGGCCGACTGCTCAAGGTCTGGGACTGTCCAGCGGTTATGATGAACGAAGGTTGA
- a CDS encoding cold shock domain-containing protein, whose protein sequence is METGTIASLRNGFGFIKREGQEKDLFFHVSGLVGVEFDSLREGDKVQFEVGEGSKGPNAVNVSLVD, encoded by the coding sequence ATGGAAACAGGAACTATTGCAAGCCTACGAAATGGCTTCGGCTTTATCAAGCGAGAAGGACAGGAGAAAGATCTCTTTTTCCACGTAAGCGGACTCGTAGGAGTTGAGTTTGACAGTCTTCGCGAAGGAGATAAAGTCCAGTTCGAAGTAGGCGAAGGATCAAAGGGTCCTAACGCTGTGAACGTAAGCTTGGTTGACTAA
- a CDS encoding NAD(P)/FAD-dependent oxidoreductase produces MKNDGEQTSVVWDVIVIGGGSAGMMAAAIAAAKGATVLLLEKNDVLGKKLSITGGGRCNITNNKPNVRDMLASYKDEGKFLFSTFTQHGVAESLEWFLERGVAVKEENEGRLFPVTDSAETVLDALVAELKRQKVEVRSRQPVTDVSYSQEQKLFTIHTVTEAFTTKACVVATGGYARPDTGSTGDGFRWLEKLGHAIESVSDALVPVKLQSAWVKELSGITLPEVKVSVWTGGKKQLVKTGRVLFTHFGVTGPLILNMSKLIADHLAHDPVEIRFDLFPQYDAGEFKTYLHEVLQSNKKLQNALSELLPLQLVKGILAELSIDGETPCHSVRKEDRTQLLQYLQAVPLPVEGLLGVEKAIVSSGGVALTEVDFKTMSSKLVSRLYIVGDMLNINRPSGGYSLQLCWSTGYVAGLHAAGIE; encoded by the coding sequence ATGAAAAATGACGGAGAGCAGACCAGTGTAGTGTGGGACGTGATCGTGATCGGTGGTGGGTCAGCGGGGATGATGGCCGCCGCGATAGCGGCGGCCAAAGGAGCAACAGTCTTGCTCCTAGAGAAAAACGACGTCCTCGGCAAAAAGCTCTCGATCACCGGGGGCGGGCGCTGTAATATCACCAACAACAAGCCAAATGTCCGCGATATGCTTGCATCGTACAAAGACGAAGGAAAGTTTCTCTTTTCGACCTTTACGCAGCATGGTGTGGCGGAGTCACTCGAATGGTTCCTTGAGCGTGGCGTGGCGGTAAAAGAAGAAAACGAAGGACGACTCTTCCCGGTGACAGACTCTGCGGAGACTGTCCTCGATGCACTCGTAGCAGAACTCAAGCGGCAAAAAGTCGAGGTGCGGTCCAGGCAGCCAGTGACTGATGTGTCGTACTCTCAGGAACAGAAACTGTTCACCATTCATACTGTCACCGAAGCTTTCACCACCAAGGCTTGCGTGGTTGCAACCGGCGGCTACGCCCGGCCAGACACTGGCTCGACTGGCGATGGCTTTCGGTGGCTTGAGAAACTTGGTCATGCTATCGAGTCGGTCAGCGACGCACTCGTACCAGTGAAGCTGCAATCTGCCTGGGTGAAAGAACTAAGCGGCATTACGCTTCCAGAAGTAAAGGTCAGTGTATGGACTGGTGGCAAGAAGCAGTTGGTGAAGACTGGTCGTGTACTCTTTACGCACTTTGGAGTAACTGGCCCGTTGATCTTGAATATGAGTAAATTGATCGCAGATCATCTAGCGCACGATCCAGTAGAAATCCGTTTTGATCTGTTTCCGCAGTACGACGCTGGCGAATTTAAAACGTACCTACACGAGGTCTTGCAGTCGAATAAAAAACTCCAGAACGCACTCAGTGAGCTTTTGCCACTACAGCTCGTAAAGGGAATACTAGCCGAGCTATCGATCGACGGTGAGACACCGTGTCATAGCGTACGGAAAGAAGATCGGACACAGCTGCTGCAGTACCTCCAGGCGGTTCCACTACCAGTCGAGGGTTTGCTTGGGGTAGAGAAGGCAATCGTATCTTCCGGCGGTGTGGCGCTGACTGAAGTGGATTTTAAAACCATGTCATCAAAGCTCGTTTCACGGCTCTACATTGTGGGTGATATGCTCAATATCAACCGCCCGTCGGGCGGGTACAGCTTGCAGCTCTGTTGGAGCACTGGGTACGTAGCTGGGCTCCATGCTGCAGGCATTGAGTAG
- a CDS encoding YdeI/OmpD-associated family protein yields the protein MTQRLSSGVVHKVPADMREALLSSEKIAAAWNDLTPLARNEWICWTTSVKKAETRADHIRRVKEDMLKGKRRPCCWPGCPHR from the coding sequence ATGACACAACGATTATCAAGTGGCGTCGTCCACAAAGTCCCGGCTGACATGCGAGAAGCGTTGCTATCCTCGGAGAAGATCGCTGCAGCCTGGAATGACCTCACGCCACTGGCGCGCAATGAGTGGATCTGCTGGACAACTTCAGTGAAAAAGGCTGAGACAAGAGCTGATCATATCAGGCGAGTGAAAGAAGATATGTTGAAAGGGAAGCGACGGCCCTGCTGCTGGCCTGGGTGCCCACACCGGTAG
- the pyrB gene encoding aspartate carbamoyltransferase, with amino-acid sequence MEHIFEAQQFSTADIAQLFETATRLEHEPSDALKGKILATLFYEPSTRTRLSFESAMLKLGGGVISTENAKEFSSATKGETLEDTIRVVSSYADVIALRHFEAGAAKQAAAVSMASVINAGDGAGQHPTQALLDLYTIQRERGKIDDIRVVMMGDLKNGRTVRSLSYLLGKYEDVHIDFVSPPALKIGDDIKEYLDKHGVSYEEHDDFVAVIDDADVVYQTRIQSERFSDTAEYQKYKGVYVLTVENTSGMKEGAVIMHPLPRVDEIDAALDEYPRAAYFRQAGYGLLVRMALLLLVCGKV; translated from the coding sequence ATGGAACATATTTTTGAAGCGCAGCAGTTTAGTACTGCAGACATCGCACAGCTATTTGAGACAGCAACTCGGCTGGAGCATGAACCATCAGACGCTCTTAAAGGGAAAATATTAGCAACTTTATTTTATGAACCGAGTACCCGAACTCGGCTTTCTTTTGAGTCAGCCATGCTCAAGCTCGGAGGTGGTGTGATCAGTACTGAGAATGCTAAAGAATTTTCTTCTGCCACCAAGGGTGAGACGCTTGAAGACACGATCCGTGTAGTGAGTTCATATGCGGACGTGATCGCACTTCGTCATTTTGAAGCGGGTGCTGCCAAGCAGGCAGCGGCAGTCTCAATGGCATCGGTCATCAATGCTGGTGATGGAGCGGGCCAGCATCCAACGCAGGCGTTGCTTGATCTCTACACGATCCAACGTGAGCGCGGCAAGATTGATGATATTCGTGTCGTGATGATGGGTGACCTGAAGAATGGGCGCACGGTGCGTTCACTGTCATACTTGCTGGGTAAGTATGAGGATGTACACATTGATTTTGTGTCGCCACCGGCGCTTAAGATTGGTGATGATATCAAGGAGTATCTTGATAAGCATGGGGTGTCGTACGAGGAGCATGATGACTTTGTGGCAGTGATAGATGATGCTGATGTGGTGTATCAGACGCGGATCCAGAGCGAGCGCTTTAGTGATACGGCAGAGTATCAAAAATACAAAGGCGTGTATGTACTGACGGTGGAGAATACGAGTGGTATGAAAGAGGGTGCGGTGATCATGCATCCACTGCCACGAGTTGACGAGATCGATGCTGCGCTTGATGAATATCCTCGTGCTGCGTATTTTCGTCAGGCAGGGTATGGGTTGTTGGTGCGGATGGCGTTGTTACTGCTGGTGTGTGGGAAAGTGTGA
- the argS gene encoding arginine--tRNA ligase: MELDPKQMLHDVLVGAVVKNDWPEEVDFVVDYPTDKNAQADLFSNVAMVLSKRVGSAPRAVAEQLLAALPALPQVTAVEVAGSGFINFTLDRSYFTSVLAGALEAGENWGKNASWQGKKVLVEYTDPNPFKEFHVGHLFTNAVGESIARLFMMNGADTKRVNYQGDVGLHVAHAIWGLRKLGVTNVAELTPKILGKAYATGATAYKEDQVAADEIREINKLVYSRADAAVNEIYDAGRKVSLGYFETIYALVGTQFDEYFFESEAGPKGKELVLAHPEVFPESDGARIFDGEQYGLHTRVFLNKEGLPTYEAKELALAKLKKERLGEYDHSVISTANEVSQYFKVLLKAMSLLYPELAAKTEHIGHGTVRLSTGKMSSRTGDVIPAIDFVAEVAEKAAEKMAAPSHQLANEVAIAAIKYATLKGNILQDSVFDKEKALSFEGDSGPYLQYTHARICSVLEKAAEAGVQVDASLPPPEAYAVEKLLERFPSVVEAALAERAPHQVTGYLTELAGAFNSFYAAEKIADAADQYAPYKAAVAKAVALTLQQGLWTLGISAPERM; this comes from the coding sequence ATGGAGCTAGATCCGAAACAGATGCTGCACGACGTGCTGGTGGGAGCGGTCGTTAAGAATGATTGGCCGGAAGAGGTCGATTTTGTGGTGGATTACCCGACCGATAAAAACGCGCAGGCGGACCTTTTTTCCAATGTGGCGATGGTGTTGAGTAAGCGGGTGGGTAGCGCGCCGCGAGCTGTTGCGGAGCAACTGCTCGCGGCGCTGCCTGCCCTCCCGCAAGTCACTGCAGTCGAAGTGGCTGGGTCAGGCTTCATAAACTTCACCCTTGATCGGTCGTACTTTACAAGCGTACTTGCAGGTGCGCTTGAAGCAGGCGAAAACTGGGGTAAGAATGCTTCTTGGCAGGGGAAGAAGGTGTTGGTGGAATACACCGACCCAAATCCGTTTAAAGAATTCCATGTTGGACATTTGTTTACCAATGCGGTTGGTGAAAGTATTGCACGACTGTTCATGATGAATGGAGCAGACACCAAGCGAGTCAACTACCAGGGTGACGTGGGCTTGCATGTTGCGCACGCTATTTGGGGGCTTCGAAAACTGGGGGTGACTAATGTAGCTGAACTTACTCCAAAAATCTTAGGCAAGGCATACGCCACTGGTGCGACTGCGTACAAGGAAGACCAAGTTGCCGCCGATGAAATTCGTGAGATCAACAAGCTGGTTTACAGTCGTGCCGATGCTGCGGTGAATGAAATCTATGATGCAGGAAGAAAAGTATCGCTTGGGTACTTTGAAACGATCTATGCGCTCGTGGGCACGCAGTTTGATGAGTACTTTTTCGAAAGCGAGGCTGGGCCGAAGGGGAAGGAACTGGTGCTCGCGCATCCAGAAGTATTCCCAGAGAGTGATGGCGCGCGGATCTTTGATGGTGAGCAGTATGGCCTGCACACTCGTGTGTTTTTGAACAAGGAAGGTCTGCCGACCTACGAGGCAAAAGAGCTTGCACTCGCGAAGCTGAAGAAGGAGCGACTTGGAGAATATGATCACTCAGTGATTTCAACTGCTAATGAAGTGAGTCAATACTTTAAGGTGTTGCTCAAGGCGATGAGTTTGCTCTATCCAGAGTTGGCAGCGAAGACCGAGCACATCGGGCATGGTACGGTGCGCCTTAGTACCGGCAAGATGTCGTCTCGAACGGGCGATGTGATCCCGGCGATCGACTTCGTGGCTGAAGTAGCAGAGAAAGCGGCTGAGAAAATGGCTGCACCAAGTCATCAGCTTGCGAATGAGGTAGCGATCGCTGCGATCAAGTACGCCACACTGAAGGGAAATATTTTGCAGGACTCTGTTTTTGATAAGGAGAAAGCGCTTTCGTTTGAGGGAGATTCTGGGCCGTATTTGCAGTATACGCATGCGCGGATTTGTTCAGTGCTCGAGAAGGCGGCGGAAGCCGGCGTCCAGGTGGACGCGTCGCTTCCGCCGCCAGAGGCTTACGCAGTCGAAAAGCTGCTAGAGCGGTTCCCGAGTGTCGTTGAAGCGGCGCTCGCGGAGCGAGCGCCGCACCAGGTCACTGGCTATCTCACAGAACTCGCTGGTGCCTTCAACTCATTCTATGCTGCAGAAAAGATTGCCGATGCTGCAGATCAGTACGCGCCGTATAAGGCTGCAGTTGCAAAGGCTGTGGCGCTTACCCTGCAACAAGGCTTGTGGACGCTTGGTATCTCTGCGCCAGAGCGCATGTAA
- the rsgA gene encoding ribosome small subunit-dependent GTPase A, with the protein MKTGRVTEVHRTNLTVRVDDRELLATVRGDFHVTGAFPVVGDYVSLKVLADDKAVIEEVLERKSVIKRKAADAEEEQTIVANVDVIFIVMGLDGDYSISRLERYLLLAQQSAVPAVVVLNKSDVVDDTTSYQTEVEAVAGDTPVCVISALSGKGMDTVLAHIASETTAVLLGSSGAGKSTMTNWLLQEEVQEVNETRADDSHGRHTTTSRQLFALPHGGYLIDTPGMRELGVLESDADDELLVFAHIEELAQQCKYRDCDHEKSDGCAVLAAIAAGELEERELQNYLKLQREREFNDSKGSPAAARHRRQNEKRLSQKIEAMKRDQLKRRAGR; encoded by the coding sequence ATGAAGACTGGTCGAGTTACCGAAGTGCATCGTACTAACCTCACGGTCAGAGTCGACGATCGTGAGCTGCTCGCCACGGTGCGGGGTGATTTTCATGTGACAGGTGCGTTTCCGGTGGTGGGTGATTATGTGTCACTTAAAGTGCTTGCTGATGATAAAGCAGTGATTGAGGAAGTGTTAGAACGAAAGAGTGTGATCAAGCGAAAGGCGGCTGATGCAGAAGAAGAGCAGACAATCGTCGCGAATGTTGATGTTATCTTTATCGTCATGGGGCTCGATGGTGACTACAGCATCAGCCGCCTTGAACGCTACCTACTCCTTGCGCAGCAGAGCGCTGTGCCGGCAGTAGTTGTTTTGAATAAGTCAGATGTGGTTGATGATACAACGTCGTACCAAACAGAAGTCGAAGCGGTGGCTGGTGATACTCCAGTGTGTGTGATTTCAGCACTTTCTGGTAAGGGGATGGATACGGTATTGGCGCATATTGCTTCAGAGACTACTGCGGTGCTCCTTGGTTCATCAGGTGCGGGGAAATCGACCATGACCAACTGGCTCCTACAGGAAGAAGTGCAGGAGGTGAATGAAACGCGTGCCGATGATAGTCATGGTCGTCATACCACCACTTCACGACAATTATTTGCATTGCCACACGGTGGGTATTTGATCGACACGCCAGGTATGCGCGAGCTTGGTGTGCTTGAGTCAGATGCTGATGATGAACTATTGGTTTTTGCGCATATCGAAGAGCTGGCGCAACAGTGTAAGTATCGTGACTGTGATCATGAGAAGAGTGATGGATGTGCGGTTCTCGCTGCGATCGCGGCCGGCGAGCTGGAGGAGCGGGAGCTGCAGAATTACCTCAAGCTGCAGCGCGAGCGCGAATTCAACGACAGCAAGGGCTCGCCGGCCGCGGCTCGACACCGACGTCAAAATGAAAAAAGACTTAGTCAAAAGATCGAAGCGATGAAACGCGACCAGTTGAAACGTCGTGCTGGGAGATAG